A segment of the Mangrovimonas sp. YM274 genome:
TATCTCTGTAAATGGAATCCTGTATAAAATCATAAAGGATTTCGGGCACATAGAAGATAAAAAGCCTTGTGATGTTATTTTTTATGGTTTCAAAAATACTATTGGTCATTTGCCTTTTGTAACAAGTGTGAATAGTCATTAGGTAGGGAAGCATCAATATCCCTTAAATATTTTTCCAAAGCATCCATGGTTGTATGTCCTGTAATCTCCATTAAGGCGCTTTTTGCTGCAAACGGAGTAGAATTCTTAACCAGTGCTCTGTAGAGTTGCGTAATAAATGTATGTCTGAAACTATAGAGTCCATAATTGCTGTCCAATCCAAAATGTCTTTTTACAGCCTTAAAGCGCTTGGAGAAATTATCTCTTCTATTGGTTTCCGAAGCATCCCATTCAGCCCCAATGGCATCGGGTGTGAACAAATAGTGTTCTGGATCCATGTTTGATAGGTCTGGTAGATCAGCAATCAAAATTTCAGGGATCAATTTGGTCTTGAAAACCTTGTTTTTTGCTTCAAATTGAAGTGTTTTACTTTTTAGGTTGATGTCCTTAATCTTTAATCGATTTACTTCAATAGGCCTTAAAAAGTTATAGGAAACAAATTTTATGTACAATAATAATATAGGATCGTATTTCTCCAAATATTCAAAAATAGCTTCCTGCTTTTCTTTGGTATAGGTCTTGTTTCGGTTGGGCTTTGTTTTCATCACAGGAATTTTTTTCATCGGATTGGAAATGATGATGTCATTGTCTTCCAAAAGCTGCATGATGCTGCTAAGATTTAACCTGTAATTGTTTCGGTTTCTCGAACTGGATGTTAAAAGGATATGGTTTAAAAAGTCCATAGCCACTTTTTTGTTGACCTGATCAATGGTTTTGATCTTTGGGCGGTTTTCCTCAATCCATTTGATGAAAATGTTCACAGAGTAGGAGTAGCCCTGTAAGGTGGCAGGTTTTACAATCTTACCTTTTAGTTCCATCCCAAAATTAAGGGCCTCCTTTACAGTCATTACCTTTTCTTCTTCCTCAAAGGTTTCATTCGGAGCTTCAATTTGAGGAACGGGACCTTCTTCTTTAGGTTCAGCTATAGGTTGTGAAATTACCTCAGTTTTTTCTTCCTTTTCTAATTTTGGAGCGGTTTCAGGAAGGATTGGTTTATCCTCTGGTTGTATTTCTTCAATAGGTTTTGGTGGAGCAGGAGCATTCAGAACCTTTATGCCTGGATTTTTCGACTGAAATAATGCCGTGTTATCAGCAAAAGGATTGTAGCCCTGTCTTAAAAGTTTCAAAAGTCTTATCCTGTATTTCGAGAGTACCGCCAGTCGGTCTTCTTTGGTTTTGTAGAGGTGGGCAGTTCCATAAATGTTTTTCATTCTTTGGAGTTTGCCCGTTTCTGGGTTGCGATACGAAAAATAGACATACCATCTTTTCTTGAGGTCGCCTTTTGCATCGTAGATTTTTGGGGTGGAAAAATTGGTTTTGTGTGCCAAATTGTGTTCTAAATCGTGTGCGAAATTGTGTTCACTTTCGTGTTCAAATGTAAGGATTTCATTTAATGTGGACATAAAAAAAACGGTTTAGAGTGAACTAAACCGTTTGTTTATGGGGGATTTCTCCTTGTAGCGAGGACGAGATTTGAACTCGTGACCTCTGGGTTATGAATCCAACGCTCTAACCAACTGAGCTACCTCGCCATTCTTGTTTTGCTTTCGCGGGTGCAAATATATAAACAAATTTAGTTTCCACAAGAAAAAATGTATTAAATTATTTTTTTAATTTTTGTTTTAAACTATCCAATTAATGTATATATTGAGCGTGATAATAATGTTTATATATGGAAGAAAAAATTAAGTTAGAAATAGAATTCCCTATCCACGCCTCGCCCCAATTGTTGTACCAATATATATCAACGCCTTCAGGTTTGTCCGAGTGGTTTGCCGACAATGTAAACTCTAGAGGGGAGATATTCACTTTTATTTGGGATGATAGTGAGGAGAAAGCTAA
Coding sequences within it:
- a CDS encoding tyrosine-type recombinase/integrase produces the protein MSTLNEILTFEHESEHNFAHDLEHNLAHKTNFSTPKIYDAKGDLKKRWYVYFSYRNPETGKLQRMKNIYGTAHLYKTKEDRLAVLSKYRIRLLKLLRQGYNPFADNTALFQSKNPGIKVLNAPAPPKPIEEIQPEDKPILPETAPKLEKEEKTEVISQPIAEPKEEGPVPQIEAPNETFEEEEKVMTVKEALNFGMELKGKIVKPATLQGYSYSVNIFIKWIEENRPKIKTIDQVNKKVAMDFLNHILLTSSSRNRNNYRLNLSSIMQLLEDNDIIISNPMKKIPVMKTKPNRNKTYTKEKQEAIFEYLEKYDPILLLYIKFVSYNFLRPIEVNRLKIKDINLKSKTLQFEAKNKVFKTKLIPEILIADLPDLSNMDPEHYLFTPDAIGAEWDASETNRRDNFSKRFKAVKRHFGLDSNYGLYSFRHTFITQLYRALVKNSTPFAAKSALMEITGHTTMDALEKYLRDIDASLPNDYSHLLQKANDQ